The Neomonachus schauinslandi chromosome 14, ASM220157v2, whole genome shotgun sequence genomic interval AAGTAGTCACGCTATTAAGGATTAAGACTTGGAgggaatttggaaaagaaaagaaagaatcgaAAAGAAGAGGCGCGACCGGTGCTTTGAGGGTGCCTAATTATTAAAAGCGAGGCGTCTGGGAGGAATTCGCCCTGGGTGTTTGGGTGAGAGCCGGACCTGGGCGGTGCAGGGTGCGGCGGGGTTGCGGAGAGCGGGTGCCGAGCCCGGGAGGGGGCAGTGCGCGCAGTCCTCCGGGCGATCGCGATGGCTGTGCCGTCTGGAGACTAAAGGAGAGGCCGGGATTGAGGGGCCCGGCAGAGACAGACACGCTGCGGGCGCGCTGCGCGCGAAGGGCCCTCCTAGACTGTGGGCCGGGGTGCGGTGCAGAACCGGTGCGGTACCTGGAACATAACCGGTGCGAAGCGCGGGGCGCTGCGCAGGGCGCGGGGTGTGCGGGTTCCGGGCGCTGCGCGGTGCAGGGCGCGAGGGTCGGAGGAGCTGCGCGGTGCGGGACCCTGGGAGTGAGGGCGCCGGGCCACGCGCGCTGCGATGCTGGGCGCGGGGCATGCGGATCCGAGGCTAGGCGCGGCGCGGTAAGGGTACCCGGTGTGCGGGTTCTGGGCGCGGCGCGAGATACCAGGGTGCGCGGCGTGGGGCGTACCCGGAGCGGGCGCGGGCCGTCGCGGGAaaggggcagggcggggcggcGCGGTTATTGGCCAGGCGCTGGGAGAAGGGCTGCGCTCCGAGTCTCCTCCCGCCAGCTCCCCTCATCTTCTTTAAGCAGAACAACTTCGCCGACAGCGCTGCTCGCTCATCATGGATGTTCCAGGTAACCAAAACCCAAGCCTGTCCTCCACGATCCGCACGTTAATTGCATTCATGCATATGTTTTAATGAGGAACTTCGAGAGTCTGCGTTCTGGAAAGGGCGAAAGAGAGAATATCGAAATCATTTTGTACTGGGGCCGCGGAGAGGCTACTCCTGGAGAAACAACTTCTCTCTTGTTAGGTAGACTGTTGGAGGAGTTGTATGGAGGCTGTGGGCGGTGAGGGGAGCGGCTTCTTTGCTTTTCGTTTCTCCGACTGGGTATTGAAATGGCCTGTCTAGTTTGGTGGGAGAAGAGAGGGCCGGGGAAAAGTGCGAACGCGCGCTCAAGTTAGCAGAAAGCTACAGGGCTGCCTCCCAGGGCGGAGAGAAAGGGCCCGGAGTCTAGGAACAAAAGCTGCACAGTAAGCCAAGCTCGGGACGCTCATCGGTGCAATCCTCTGGTCCTGCGCCGGAGAGAGCGATCGCAGGGGCTTCTCCAAAGAGCTCGCTGCGCGCTGCGGGGACGTTGGAAGTGGGTGTTTGGTTTTAgagtctctcttctttttttattttttcctcttaatcttATTCACCCTAAGGAGCTTCCTTGGGATTTGTTTTTGGGCGGAAAATGGATACGATCTTACCTACGTGGactgcttaaaataataataataagaagaagaaatatccAGGATGGAAAAATAGAGGATGAAAGGGAAAGCAGAGAACGGAAAAAGGTTTCTTGGTGTGGCTTTCAAGAAAATGCCGCTAAAATGAAGGCGATAAACCTTGAGTAGTTTCTCTCTTTGCCAGCATCTTAGCCCCTCTCCGCCTTTGCAGAATGGGCCAGGGTGGGGTGGCGTCTCTGAGGTCACCGACCATGTCTTAGGGCCGAGGCCCTGCAGAACCTCGGGCCCCTTACCTGATCGAACCCCCGGCGCGGCCACCCAGGAGTCCTCAGGGATGCCCTGCCCAGTGCGCCAGGGCGTTCCTCGGACCTGTTGTGCCAATCCGGGAAGGGGTGGCTGTGTGCGGGACTAAGAGGGTGGACTCCAGGGAGAGGGGCCCTTGCGCTGCAGGCATCTGCTCcccgtgcccccctccccccacagcttCACCTCCCAGTCTAAGGGTTCGGCTTCTTTGCCCTGACAGGTCCGCTGGAGCCTTTCTTCTGAGGACGACCCTGGCCTTGACCGTCAGAGCAGGGGACCGAGGCCAAAGGAGGCTTCCCCAGGCCCCGCGCAGCCCTGCGCGCCCTCCGGCGCTCCTCCAGCCCCTGTCCGCCGTCGCCCCCGCGCGCCGCCCGCCCCCCTGCCAACGCGGATGCCGGCGCCCGGCCGGGGCCCCCGTGGGCCGCCGCTGACCATGCCCGGGCGCCGGGGGGCGCTGCGCGAGCCGGCTGGCTGCGGCTCCTGCCTGGGGGCGGCGCTGGCCCTGCTGCTAGTGCTGCTGCCGGCTGGCTGCCCGGTGCGGGCGCAGAACGACACGGAGCCCATTGTGCTGGAGGGCAAGTGCCTGGTGGTGTGCGACTCGAGCCCGTCGGCGGACGGCGCGGTCACCTCCTCCCTGGGCATCTCGGTGCGCTCCGGCAGCGCCAAGGTGGCCTTCTCCGCCACGCGGAGCACCAACCACGAGCCCTCCGAGATGAGCAATCGCACCATGACCATCTACTTCGACCAGGTCAGCCGGCCGGCCTGCCACCTCGCCTCCCGCCCGGGGTAGAGAGGGCGGGGGCCTGGGCGCGCGGGCTGGGGACTCCAGGCTCTCCCCgcctctctgctctgccctgcccttctcctttctccctttccgAGTAAGCTCTCCTTACCATTTCCCTTTTTTCACATTGTAGCTTTTTTATCACTAGCAGCTCGGATGACCGACAGTCCTTTAAAACTAAGGGATCTGAAATGCATTCCCCGAAAGGAACCTGCACATCTTACTTTTCGCTGGGATGGGGGCTGTCGTTAGTGGTAGATGGGCTTCAGTCATCCAGGTGGCCAACTTGGGGATTGAGTGCATTGAAAACACCCCCAAAAGGGGGTTCTCCAAAGGTCTCAACCAACGATCAGAAAATCAGTGCCTACTGCTTATTCTGGAATGGACTGGGGAGAGGATGCTTATCTTCAAGAAAAATGTCGGGAAGAGTGTGGGGGCAATAGCAGGGATGGttatataaattcaaaacaaaatagagTGCTATTATATAGATGGAATAGATAGTAAATACAACATATATCCTGTAATGTACAAATATATACAacacataaatattatatatagtgtgtttatatagattaaaaaaataaggatcaAAGACTTAACCTAGGCCACTTAACTTCACTCACTTGGTTCAAAGCAGAAGGGTCAATAAATGATCAGACCTTGGCAATCCCTTCTCTGGGTTTTTGGGCTCAGGATTGGAGGTTGTGACCTTCCTCTTGTGCCCTCCCgtcttggtttctgtttttcaggAACAAGTTGAAAACATTATAGTGGTTCCCAAGCTTTACCTGCTCAGTCCCTTCCTTTTGCCATCATGCTTCCCACTAAAACAGAGTATTGGGCTTTCTGGCCACACTTAATTGACTTCCTTTCTGTTAACCAATCCTCACACCTCAGTGATGGTAAACCTACACACACCATTGTCTCTTTTTAGGCCAGaggattaatttattttaatccttgCTAAGGATTAACTACTTGAAGTTTTGAGGTTTTGGGGGGAATccctttttcatctgtttttaaacagtttttttttttaaactaaaactaTTGATTTTAAATATGGCCAGATAAAGCAGAGAACAATAAGATGGGTATTTGCTCTCTATTTACTCTATTAATACGTTCTTCTTCACGTGTTATCATTAGTTACCTCCCATCATTTCACTTGGGTGTCAAGAGAACTCTGTGACGTAGGGCAAGATAAGTTGTAGTAAGAttctaattttatagatgagctaACTATGGCAGGGCGGGTAAAATGCTGTTCTTCTGGTTCCCCAGTTAGGGAGTAAGTGAAACCTGCTTTTCTGGGCTCCTTGGGTGTTCTTTCATCAACAGCAAGGCCCTAAATTTACCAGTTTGCTGAATTTAAAACCGATGGGGAAGAGTTGAGGTAGTTGAGTTGGAAGAAACAGCTCCGAGGGCTAGGAGGGAGAactctttattctattttaaagccTTGTAAGGTGGACTGAGAGCCTAGGCTGAAAGAGACGGAGAGCAGGCATTGTGCAGCTCATGGTCTGAACAATAGAGCCCTGAGTGTCTGTGTGAGCCCTGCAGGCGAGAGGGACTGAAGTGGTGCCCTGAGCTCCTTGAAGAAGCTGGTGCGGGCTTATTTCCCGAGTGGTGACAGCGGTTGTCGTGGGCAGATCGCACATTGCTGTGAGGATTGTGTGTCATTCGGCTACAATGAGTGTGTAAGGAGTAACAGCAAGAGGTATTcggttgaaatttattttctgagcGGACGACAGGATTCTTAACCTAGGGTTCTGTTGTTGCTGGCTGTTTGCTTTAAAAGCCCAGAACACCAAGCGGGCCATTTTATTATTGTAATCGAGTTGTGCATTTGTGTGTGAGTAGAAGTGGGGATGGAATCCAGACAGGTGACCAAATTCTGCCTTAAACACCTGACAGGGAATTGGTCATCATGAGGGATCCTCCACTCTGCAAATTCTGCTTGTGACACTGTAACACTCTCATCCCCCTTGCATTTGAGGAAAATCATCTGCAGGGTCATGTGACCACACATCCTCCGGCTAATTTTGTCATTAGTCTTTGCACGCTCCTGTAGTTTGAGCTCAGGGTATCCAACTGCTGTCTCCACTCCATTTATTCAAGCTTATTTGCATGACATCAGAGCTCAGCCAAGGGAACAAACACATTACTCAGAGGAAAGTGAAGGAAACAGGTGCAGCGAGTGTTCATCCACCCGGTCTTCCACTCAGCACCTGcgattgagcacctactgtgtgctgccAGGgagggtgccaggggctggggacacagggcGACAAAAACCCCTCGCAGTCCATTCTCTCCTGGAGCACATGAAGTCAAGTGCCAAGCTTGAGCTGATGTAAGTTATTTCCCTGAATTGGCCTCTTAGCCCTGGTCTAGTTCCCTCCATTCAGCCTGGCGTGGCACTCTATTTGTGAAAGTAAACTTCACGTGGAAAGCCCAGGATCCCACAAACCTCCGAACAGACTCAATTCCATTTGTTTACCGACCACCTTATTGTCTTCtattccttttcctctgccttcccccaacGTGGAAAATTTGCACCCACTTTTTTAATGCATACATAAGATACACTTTTCAACACCTTTGTTAATTACAATCCATTTGGATTCTTCTCAAATCCCTCTGGGCATAGGGTATTTTATcaccagcccccgccccccacagccCCCCGCATGGGGGGCAGGTTTGGCCCACTGCCTGGGGTGTCCCGTGCTGCTCTGCGGCCCTTGGAGGCACCCATGTTGGTGATTTTGCCAGTCTGAGTAAAACAGATGCTGCAGAGGGGCTTGCTATGTTTGTGCTGtattccctcttctttttcaggTATTAGTAAACATTGGCAACCATTTCGATCTTGCCTCCAGTATATTTGTAGCACCGAGAAAAGGGATTTATAGCTTCAGCTTCCACGTGGTCAAAGTGTACAACAGACAAACCATCCAGGTGGGTAGCTCTGAGGCTGTGTGGACCCTTTCAGCTTCGGACTGCTGCCGCCCCATGGCTGCAGATCCTGTCATACCCTCTGTGCATCTGGGCCGACCAGGGAGTGGGCTGACCATGGGGCCTCCAGCACGGAAGCTGTCACATCTTCTGGGCCAAGCCCTTGGGGTGGCTCTGTGGAAAGGGCAGGGGGCGTGGGGGGGCAGAGAACGAGTGTGT includes:
- the CBLN2 gene encoding cerebellin-2, with protein sequence MPAPGRGPRGPPLTMPGRRGALREPAGCGSCLGAALALLLVLLPAGCPVRAQNDTEPIVLEGKCLVVCDSSPSADGAVTSSLGISVRSGSAKVAFSATRSTNHEPSEMSNRTMTIYFDQVLVNIGNHFDLASSIFVAPRKGIYSFSFHVVKVYNRQTIQVSLMQNGYPVISAFAGDQDVTREAASNGVLLLMEREDKVHLKLERGNLMGGWKYSTFSGFLVFPL